From the genome of Streptomyces sp. NBC_01304:
GAGCAGTGAGGCGGACTCCGGACAGGCTTCGGGTGCGCCGATTCCCAGAGGCCGCTCGGATCCGCAAGAAGCGGTCTGCTGCCTCGCGAGGGAGTGCGTGCCGGGCTGTGCCTGCCCTCGCCTCCGGGGCGCCGGCAGGCACAGCCGAGCGTCAGCCGCCGGTGACCGTGGTCAGGCCCGAGCCGCTGATGGTGTAGCCGGCCTTGCTCTTGCAGGTGCCGAGGGTGAGGCCACTGCTGAACGGCCCCGTGTAGGCGCCCCCGTTGCCCTTGGGATTGGCGAAGAACGCCTGCGCGTGGGGGAGTGCGTCGCAGTTCGCGACGGAGAGGTAGTACTCCGTGAACTGGATGCTGAAGGTGTCCAACAGCCCTTGGCCGGAGGAGATCGTCCAGCTGCCGATGTGCGTCGTGCTGCCCGTGACGGTGTCGGTGACGACCCCCTCCCACTTGCTGCCGCCGGCGCCTCGCACCGTGAGGTGGTAGGTCCGCCCCACGGTGTACGGGTAGCTCGTGCTGCAGGTGACACCGGGCCCGCCGTCCGCTCCCGGCGCGCAGTTGGCGTCGGCGGTGGAGGCGCCTTCGCCGAAGACGCTGAAGTACGCGCGGCCGCCGCCCGGCCTGGGCTGCAGACCGGTGTAGGCCTGCTGGCCGCCCTTGAAGAAGAACGACTGGGCGAAGAAGTAGCCGCTGGCGTTGGGCTGGCTGTCGACCCGGATCGGGTACGTGATGCTGCTGAGGCCTTGGGACGGCGCGCCTTGGATGGTGGTGTAGGCGTTGACCAGATGACTGGGCGTCAGCGCGGCCGCCGCGGGCGAGTGGAGCGCCAGGACCAGTGATGCGCCGCCGAAGAGTGCGACTGCGCCGAGGCGGAGCCGCCGTATGAGGTGAGTCGTACGCCGTGCCATGAGCATCCTCCCCGTGGGGTGATGAAGTGGAACGCGACGTTCCCAGAGGGTGGTGCAAGCGCTTTCCAAGCGCAAGGGCATGGTCCGAACCAATGCCGGGCTACACCGTTCCACGGCCGGTACGACCACACGACGACCGCCGGCCGCCGGCCGCCGGCCGCCGGTCGTCAGCCCCAGCCGAGCAGCAGCAGCCTCGGCAGCTTCGAGGTCTGGTCGTTCTCCCGGGGGAGGTGGCCGGACTTGGAAGTGGTCTTCCACGTCATGGAGACGACCGGGGCGTCGCCGTCACCCGTGGCAACCGTGCTGCCCGCGTAGGGCTCGCCCTTCGCCGTCTTCGTACGGAGTTTGGCGGCGGTGCGATCGGCGGCCTTCTTGGAGGCGTTGACCGTGCAGATGGTCTCCGACGAGGTGCCGCCCGCGTCGAGGCGTCCGCCGATCGCCAGCAGGACGACGTCCCCCTTCTTGCGCTTCGCATAGAACGACGCGTAGTACACATCGCCCAGGCAGTCGGCGACGGCCGCATAGGCGGGATCATCGGTGAGGGAGTTCTCGGGCTCGGCCAACGACAGGGCGAATGCGCGGTCGGAGTCCGAGCGGACGCGGACGGATTCGGTCACCTCGAAGGTGGAACCCTTCTTGCCCGGTTCCTCGAACCGGGTGCCGTCGCCCGCGCTGCCGGCGCGAAAGCCCTTCTTCTTCAGGGCGGCCGCGATCGCCTCGGTGTCGAACGTGCCGGTCAGGCGGCTGGATTGGCCCTGGACGTCGAATGCGGTCCGTACGTCCTTCTCGTCGAAGCCCCAGTTCTCGCGAGGGTTCCCGGCGTAGTCGGACAGCTCTCCGATGCCGTAGCCGTTCAGGACCCGGTAGAGCTTTTCGTCCTTGGCCACCAGCTTGCGCGCGGTCCGCACGTCGAAGTACGTGAGGGCTTTTGAACCGACCGACGAGGGTGCCGCACCGAGCGCGCGCTCCAGACCGGTGCCCCCGCCGCCCTCTCCGTCCGCGTTCTTGCCGGAGGAACAGCCGACCGTGCCCACGGTCAGCACGCCGGCGAGGGCAAGGGCGGAAAGGGAAGGGGGTATGCGCATGCGGCGCAGTGTGGCACAGCATCACTTGAGCGGTCTGAGTCAACTGTGGGGTCTGCGTGGAGATCTTGCGCAAGCAGCGTACAAACGGCGTATGGCCGAGAGCGGCCCCCGGTGCTTGCTTGGACGGTGCGGGTTTTCGGCCCAGGGAACCTGGCACTACCGGGAGGGACACCATGAAGTTCGCCCAGATCATCGAGGTCGAGACCGAGCGCATGGACGAGATGCGCGCGCTGATCGAGCGGTTCGAGAAGACGTCGATGGGCAAGGACCGCCCCAGCCACCGCACGGTCCTCCAGGACCGCGCCAAGTCCAACCGGTTCCTGATCATCATCGAGTTCGAGTCGTACGAGAAGGCCATGCGCAACAGCAGCGACCCCGAGGTCGGCAAGCTGTCCGAGCAACTCGCCGCGCTCGCCACCAAGAAGCCGGTGTTCACGGACTGCGACATCCGCGAACAGGCCGACATCAAGTAGCCGACATCACGTGGCAGTGAGGCACCGGGGCGCCGCCGAGGAGTGGTGCGGCCGCGTTCCGGTGCCAGGCGCTGAGTCAGCGTCGGGAAGAGGGCGGTGCCGTCGGCGGAGATGGTCAACAGGGCTGTGGCGTACTTCGAGTTGTCGTCGACGCCGACTGTGAGTCTGAGGCGATTCCACTCGCGTCCCAGGTTGAAGTCGATGGCTCCGCGGCCCGGACACGAGTGAGTGGACGTGGAGGAGTCTGCGAAATCTCGCCCGCTCAGCGTGGCCCCACGTGCCTTGAAGGCCGGGCTGCCGACCGGGGTGAGAGTGGTGAGTGACGTCCGCTCGGGCGGCGGCCTTGTCACCGTCGAACTCGGGCCGGGCGTCCGTGAGATGTCATCCCCGGGGGACACGACCGAAGGCGGTCCTGCGCTGCTGCTCCCGTCCTGCGCCGAGATGGCCGGCGCCGTTGCCACTGTTCCCGCCACGGGCACGACGCTGCAGATCACCCACCAGGCCCAGCGGGGTGGATGCCCCGAAGGACCCCCGCCGACCGGGCGTCTGTGAGGTGTCTTCCGGGTCCGGCTGCCCCGCTGTCCGCGCCATGTGTGCCCCCTGGACAGCAGGCTCATGGCTGCCCTCTGGACAGCAGACCAGTGCGGTGGCCGGCCGGGTTCATCAGTCGTGGCAGTGCTACTCGTGCGCGGCGCACGGACGCAGGACCATGAGTGAGTCCTCCAAGGTCGCCACCATGGCGAAGGCGAACCGGTCGACCTCCAGGCAGAGTTCGACGTCGTCGGGATGGACTCCTTGACGTACGCCCTGCGCCAACTCGGCGGCCGCGCGTGATGCGGCGGCACGGCGGACGTACTCGGCGGCAGCCGTCCCGGGCTCGGTGACCCGGCGGGCGATGTACTGGGCACATGCCAGGTCTTCGTCGGCCTGCCCGCCCTCGCCCGTGACCACGAACGTGACGCTGTCGCTCGCGCGCGCCCGCAGGAGCCGAGCCGTTGCCTCCGCGACCACGAAGCCGGCGCACAGCACCAGCGACGCCTCCTTGACCGCGAGGGCGCCGACCGTCCCGGCCGTGGTCTTCTGTACGACGGTTCGTCCGCGGAGGTCGGCGGACCGCAGCAGGCCCGGCGAGTTGACCAGGTCGAACCCGGGTGCGGCCGGGCCGTCCTTGAGCGCCGCCCAGTCCGGGTGGCGGGCCTTGAGCGCCAGGGCTTCGTCCAGCGTCTCGGCAAGGACGATCTTCTCTGCCCCTCGGGCGAAGGCCCAGGCGGCCACGGTGTAAGCACGCATGACGTCGATCACGACCGCCACGGACGGGGCTTCGGCCAACTCAGGGATGCCAAGGAAACGTGAGTCCATTCTGATCATGATCGCGCATGCCTGACCGGAGGCGCCCGGAGGGGGGAGCACCTCAGCACGACGGCGACCGGCGGGCAGGCTGGGCGCCGCCCGTCTCAGGTGCGGACGGGCGGCGCCTTGCCTGCCCGGCCCGGTACGCGTATCCGGACGGGCGGCCGTGTACTGCTCGGTGTCAGGCGGTGTATCCGCCGTCCACGGCGAGGCCGGTGCCGGTGATGTAGCGACCGCCCGGACCCGCCAGGTAGGCCACCGCGGCGGCGATGTCCTCGGCCTGGCCGAAACGTCCCAGCGCGGTGAGGGAGCTCTGGAAGTCGGCGCTGTCGCCGTCAGCCGGGTTCATGTCGGTGTCGATCGGGCCCGGGTCGACGGAGGTGACGTTGATCCCGCGCGGCCCCAACTCCCGGGCGAGCCCCTTGGTCAGTCCGATGAGCGCGGTCTTGGCAGTCGCCTGGAGGACGAAGTTCCCGCCGGGGACACGCCCGTTGAAGCACGACCCGATGCTGATGATCCGCCCGCCCTCGCCCAGGCGCGGGGCGGCGGCCTGGGCCGCCAGGAAGACCGAGCGGACGTCCACGGCGAGCACCCGGTCCAGGTCCTCGGCGGTCACCTCGGCCAGCGGACCGTACGCGAGGAAGCTCGCGTTGTTCACCAGGATGTCGATGCGGCCCAGCTCCCGCACGGTCTGCTCCACCGCCCGCGCCGCGTCCGTCGGCTGCGTCAGGTCGGCCCGGATGACGACTGCAGTGCCCCCGTCCGCCTCGATCTGCTTGGCGACCTCGCGCGCCCGGTCCGCGGCCCGGACGTACGTCAGCGCGACCGCGGCTCCCTCGTGGGCCAGCCGCTTCGCCACCGCCGCGCCGATCCCGCGGCTGCCGCCGGTCACCAGCGCTGCCTTGCCCGTCAGGTCACTCATGGTTGCTTCCTCCGTGGACGACGTGATGTGTGCCGTGCCGTCACGGTAGGAGTTGACATTGGTGTCAGATTCAAGTGCCGGATTCGAGCGGGCCGCCGCCGGTCCGGTCACACGCCGACGGGCGGCTCCGCCAGCTCCCGGGCCTGCGTCAGCAGCAGGTCCGCGTGGTGGCGGGCCGCGACCAGGGGGTGGGCGCGGAGCTTGCCCTTGAGCTCATTACGGCCGTACTCGGCGAACAGCGGGTTCGCCGGATCAGCCGTGGCGCCGGGCGCCCGGTCCGCGTACGGGAAGTCCAGCGGACGTACGCGGGCGTCGAGACGCGGGTTGTAGAAGAACGGGACCGAGTAGCGCTCGGTGGCTCCGGGCGGGCTGACCACCCGGTGGTTGGTGGCCAGGAGATAGCCGTTCGTGGCGACTTCGAGCAGCTCGCCGAGGTTGACGACGAAGGCGCCCGGTATCGGCGGCACATCGTGGAACGCGCCGTCCTCGCGCTGGACTTGAAGCCCGCCGACGGTGTCCTGGTGCAGCAACGTGAGGAAGCCGTAGTCCTTGTGCGCGCCCACGCCCTGGTCGGCGCCGTCGGCCGCGCTGCCGGGGTAGCGCACGAGCTTGAGGTGCGGGTGGGCGCGGTCGCCGAAGATGTCGTCGTAGAAGTCCGCGGGGGCGCCGATCGAGGCCAGCAGCTCGTGCAGCAGCTTCTCGGCGACGCTGCTCAGCCGTTCCACCCAGGTGAGGGCGGCGGTGCGCAGGCCCGGCAGGGCGGTGGGCCACTGGTTGGGGCCCTGCAGCCACCAGTACGCGGGCTCGTGCGGGCCGGGGACGTGGGCGGGCCGTTCGGCGCCTATGTCCAGTTGGTCGCGCCAGTCCCGCGAGCCGCCGGTGCGCTCGTCCCCGGTGCGCGTATAGCCGCGGAAGTGGGGCGAGTTGATGTTGTCGAGGGCGAGGCGGTCGGCCTCCGGCAGGGCGAAGAAGGCGCGCATCGCCTCGTTGAGGGCCCGGGTCTCGGCCTCGGTGACGCCGTGCCCGATGAGCTGGAAGAACCCGACGCCGTGGGCGGCGCTGTGCAGCTGGGCGTGGAGCAGACGGCGGGCCTGAGGGCCGCGGTCGGCGGCCGAGAGGTCGATGATCGGGAGCTGCGAAACGTACGACATGAGATGCATCCGCTCGGTGCGGCCCGGTCGGCGCGGATCTGCGCGGGCTCGGCGCCGCCGGGGTGGGGCGGGCGCGGAAGGACCGGGAGGGTGGAAAGGGGGCCTGGGTCAGCGCTGAGCGCGACAGGCCATGCTCGTGACGCGGACGTAGTCCACGTGGCGGCGTCGTACGAGCGGAGGCATGCGGCAAGGATACTCCGCCCCTCCCTTTCCGCAGGTGACGGGCCTCACACAGCGAGGGGTGCGAGCGGTAGCGCCCCTCGCCGTGTGACCCGGTTCAGCTCTTCGTGAGCCGCTCGTCCAGCCACTCCTGGACCGGCGGCAGCGAGTCGAGCACGGTGGTGGCGTGGTTGCCGAAGGGCACGGAACGCAGCGTGACGGCGTCGTTGCCGCGGCTCCACGCGGACCGCAGCCGGGGCACGTCCTCGTACGGAATGAGCTCGTCGGCCTGCCCCTGGAAGAGGAAGACCGGACGGTCGGGGACGATCCGACCCGGGTCCGAGGAGCGCATGCGCTTGCGCCACAGGGGAGCGTCGAGCGGGTTCTTGTGCGTGATGTCGGACATTCGCTTGCCGCTCATGGCGGCGAGGGTCTCACCCACGCAGCCGGCGCTCGCCAGGCGGGCGAGGCGCCGTCCCTCGGGGTTGAGGTAGCGGGCGAGCCCGAGCTCCGGGTAGGCCGCGTCATGGCCGATGGCCGCCATCAGGGCGAAGCCGGAGCCGGGACCGCCGTCGTTGTGCGCGAAGGCCCGGAGCAGGTTGGCCGGGACGCCGCCCGCCGCCGTGCCCTTGAGGTCGAGGTCGGGTGCGTACGCGGCGTGCAGCTGGGCCGCCCAGGCCGCGGCGTGGCCGCCCTGGGAGTAGCCGACGATGCCCACGG
Proteins encoded in this window:
- a CDS encoding 2-phosphosulfolactate phosphatase codes for the protein MDSRFLGIPELAEAPSVAVVIDVMRAYTVAAWAFARGAEKIVLAETLDEALALKARHPDWAALKDGPAAPGFDLVNSPGLLRSADLRGRTVVQKTTAGTVGALAVKEASLVLCAGFVVAEATARLLRARASDSVTFVVTGEGGQADEDLACAQYIARRVTEPGTAAAEYVRRAAASRAAAELAQGVRQGVHPDDVELCLEVDRFAFAMVATLEDSLMVLRPCAAHE
- a CDS encoding isopenicillin N synthase family dioxygenase; amino-acid sequence: MSYVSQLPIIDLSAADRGPQARRLLHAQLHSAAHGVGFFQLIGHGVTEAETRALNEAMRAFFALPEADRLALDNINSPHFRGYTRTGDERTGGSRDWRDQLDIGAERPAHVPGPHEPAYWWLQGPNQWPTALPGLRTAALTWVERLSSVAEKLLHELLASIGAPADFYDDIFGDRAHPHLKLVRYPGSAADGADQGVGAHKDYGFLTLLHQDTVGGLQVQREDGAFHDVPPIPGAFVVNLGELLEVATNGYLLATNHRVVSPPGATERYSVPFFYNPRLDARVRPLDFPYADRAPGATADPANPLFAEYGRNELKGKLRAHPLVAARHHADLLLTQARELAEPPVGV
- a CDS encoding lipase family protein, with the translated sequence MKLHHPIAGKYAVAIAVLTALVLPSTGATAADPRPATAREDRAGSVVGSTPATAGLLPGLLTQPTDAWRITYRSRGATGRSNTVSGLVVVPRDGRKGPRPLIAFAPGTVGLADRCASSRSGFALESLLFDRALRKGWAMVVTDYEGLGTPGEHTYLVGRAEGQAVLDAARAAQRLPQARARGVDRRSPVGIVGYSQGGHAAAWAAQLHAAYAPDLDLKGTAAGGVPANLLRAFAHNDGGPGSGFALMAAIGHDAAYPELGLARYLNPEGRRLARLASAGCVGETLAAMSGKRMSDITHKNPLDAPLWRKRMRSSDPGRIVPDRPVFLFQGQADELIPYEDVPRLRSAWSRGNDAVTLRSVPFGNHATTVLDSLPPVQEWLDERLTKS
- a CDS encoding SDR family NAD(P)-dependent oxidoreductase, which produces MSDLTGKAALVTGGSRGIGAAVAKRLAHEGAAVALTYVRAADRAREVAKQIEADGGTAVVIRADLTQPTDAARAVEQTVRELGRIDILVNNASFLAYGPLAEVTAEDLDRVLAVDVRSVFLAAQAAAPRLGEGGRIISIGSCFNGRVPGGNFVLQATAKTALIGLTKGLARELGPRGINVTSVDPGPIDTDMNPADGDSADFQSSLTALGRFGQAEDIAAAVAYLAGPGGRYITGTGLAVDGGYTA